A section of the Oncorhynchus nerka isolate Pitt River linkage group LG3, Oner_Uvic_2.0, whole genome shotgun sequence genome encodes:
- the LOC115102104 gene encoding serine protease hepsin-like isoform X2 yields MTEKKNGSAGVTFLTPCRVAGVCLTVVLLGGIGAAVWAVVTFCIREEDTGLYDVQVNSNPSSDLRLRVFDSAERRWRHLCSSEANQLLANISCEEMGFVSVVNYSVSSIPEGSNDREEFFCVKEKELTYGKKIKESLYPCDCETGQVLSLLCQDCGRRSLTADRIVGGVDARQGSWPWQVSLQYDGVHQCGGSIISDRWIVSAAHCFPERNRQVSRWRVLLGSIYNKLTHKNVRVLEVKTVVYHSSYLPFVDPNIDDNSRDIAVLALAQPLHFTDYIQPVCLPHYGQRLIDGQLGTVTGWGNVGYYGTLADVLQEANVPIINDAVCNAPDYYDNQITTSMFCAGFEKGGTDACQGDSGGPFVAEDSLSKASRYRLLGVVSWGTGCAMAKKPGVYTRVSRFLPWISSAMRTYHNSPGVHKMARTWEH; encoded by the exons ATGACTGAGAAAAAGAACG GAAGCGCGGGGGTGACCTTCCTGACCCCATGTCGCGTGGCAGGCGTGTGTCTGACCGTGGTGCTACTGGGGGGGATTGGAGCTGCTGTCTGGGCTGTAG TAACATTTTGTATCAGAGAAGAAGACACAGGATTATATGATG TCCAGGTGAACTCCAATCCAAGCTCGGACCTGCGTCTCCGGGTGTTTGACTCGGCCGAGCGACGGTGGAGACACCTCTGTTCCTCAGAGGCCAACCAGCTCCTGGCCAACATCAGCTGTGAGGAGATGGGCTTTGTCAG CGTGGTGAATTACTCCGTGTCCAGTATCCCTGAAGGCAGTAACGACCGTGAGGAGTTCTTCTGTGTCAAAGAGAAGGAGCTGACCTATGGAAAGAAGATCAAAGAGTCTCTATATCCATG tGACTGTGAAACTGGCCAGGTTCTAAGTCTGCTTTGTCAAG actgtGGCAGGCGTAGTCTGACAGCGGACCGTATAGTAGGTGGTGTAGATGCTAGGCAGGGTAGCTGGCCGTGGCAGGTCAGTTTGCAGTATGACGGGGTGCACCAGTGTGGAGGCTCCATCATCTCAGACCGCTGGATCGTCAGCGCAGCCCACTGCTTCCCAGA GAGGAACCGACAGGTGTCTCGATGGAGGGTGTTACTGGGCTCCATCTACAACAAGCTCACCCATAAGAATGTTAGAGTTCTTGAGGTAAAGACTGTGGTGTATCACAGCAGCTACCTGCCCTTTGTAGACCCCAACATAGACGACAACAGCAGAGACATCGCTGTCCTGGCTCTGGCCCAGCCTCTGCACTTCACAG ACTACATCCAGCCGGTGTGCTTACCCCACTACGGCCAGCGCCTGATTGACGGCCAGTTGGGGACAGTGACTGGCTGGGGAAATGTAGGTTACTATG gGACTCTTGCTGACGTTCTTCAGGAGGCTAACGTGCCAATCATCAACGACGCTGTCTGTAACGCCCCTGATTACTATGACAACCAGATCACCACCAGCATGTTCTGTGCTGGCTTTGAGAAGGGTGGTACCGATGCCTGTCAG GGGGACAGCGGGGGCCCGTTTGTGGCTGAGGACTCCCTGTCCAAGGCCAGCCGCTACCGCCTGCTGGGGGTGGTGAGCTGGGGAACAGGCTGTGCCATGGCCAAGAAGCCTGGCGTCTACACCAGAGTGTCCCGCTTCCTACCCTGGATCTCCTCAGCCATGAGg ACGTATCACAATTCACCAGGAGTGCACAAAATGGCGCGTACATGGGAGCACTGA
- the LOC115102104 gene encoding serine protease hepsin-like isoform X1, translated as MFLWCVLFLLCMLSFTGSAGVTFLTPCRVAGVCLTVVLLGGIGAAVWAVVTFCIREEDTGLYDVQVNSNPSSDLRLRVFDSAERRWRHLCSSEANQLLANISCEEMGFVSVVNYSVSSIPEGSNDREEFFCVKEKELTYGKKIKESLYPCDCETGQVLSLLCQDCGRRSLTADRIVGGVDARQGSWPWQVSLQYDGVHQCGGSIISDRWIVSAAHCFPERNRQVSRWRVLLGSIYNKLTHKNVRVLEVKTVVYHSSYLPFVDPNIDDNSRDIAVLALAQPLHFTDYIQPVCLPHYGQRLIDGQLGTVTGWGNVGYYGTLADVLQEANVPIINDAVCNAPDYYDNQITTSMFCAGFEKGGTDACQGDSGGPFVAEDSLSKASRYRLLGVVSWGTGCAMAKKPGVYTRVSRFLPWISSAMRTYHNSPGVHKMARTWEH; from the exons ATGtttttgtggtgtgtgttgtttttgttgtgtaTGTTGTCTTTTACAGGAAGCGCGGGGGTGACCTTCCTGACCCCATGTCGCGTGGCAGGCGTGTGTCTGACCGTGGTGCTACTGGGGGGGATTGGAGCTGCTGTCTGGGCTGTAG TAACATTTTGTATCAGAGAAGAAGACACAGGATTATATGATG TCCAGGTGAACTCCAATCCAAGCTCGGACCTGCGTCTCCGGGTGTTTGACTCGGCCGAGCGACGGTGGAGACACCTCTGTTCCTCAGAGGCCAACCAGCTCCTGGCCAACATCAGCTGTGAGGAGATGGGCTTTGTCAG CGTGGTGAATTACTCCGTGTCCAGTATCCCTGAAGGCAGTAACGACCGTGAGGAGTTCTTCTGTGTCAAAGAGAAGGAGCTGACCTATGGAAAGAAGATCAAAGAGTCTCTATATCCATG tGACTGTGAAACTGGCCAGGTTCTAAGTCTGCTTTGTCAAG actgtGGCAGGCGTAGTCTGACAGCGGACCGTATAGTAGGTGGTGTAGATGCTAGGCAGGGTAGCTGGCCGTGGCAGGTCAGTTTGCAGTATGACGGGGTGCACCAGTGTGGAGGCTCCATCATCTCAGACCGCTGGATCGTCAGCGCAGCCCACTGCTTCCCAGA GAGGAACCGACAGGTGTCTCGATGGAGGGTGTTACTGGGCTCCATCTACAACAAGCTCACCCATAAGAATGTTAGAGTTCTTGAGGTAAAGACTGTGGTGTATCACAGCAGCTACCTGCCCTTTGTAGACCCCAACATAGACGACAACAGCAGAGACATCGCTGTCCTGGCTCTGGCCCAGCCTCTGCACTTCACAG ACTACATCCAGCCGGTGTGCTTACCCCACTACGGCCAGCGCCTGATTGACGGCCAGTTGGGGACAGTGACTGGCTGGGGAAATGTAGGTTACTATG gGACTCTTGCTGACGTTCTTCAGGAGGCTAACGTGCCAATCATCAACGACGCTGTCTGTAACGCCCCTGATTACTATGACAACCAGATCACCACCAGCATGTTCTGTGCTGGCTTTGAGAAGGGTGGTACCGATGCCTGTCAG GGGGACAGCGGGGGCCCGTTTGTGGCTGAGGACTCCCTGTCCAAGGCCAGCCGCTACCGCCTGCTGGGGGTGGTGAGCTGGGGAACAGGCTGTGCCATGGCCAAGAAGCCTGGCGTCTACACCAGAGTGTCCCGCTTCCTACCCTGGATCTCCTCAGCCATGAGg ACGTATCACAATTCACCAGGAGTGCACAAAATGGCGCGTACATGGGAGCACTGA